The following DNA comes from Rosa rugosa chromosome 5, drRosRugo1.1, whole genome shotgun sequence.
TGTTGCTTTCACTAGCTAGCATTACTCAAATGTACTACAATGTGTTCTTTGTGTCTAAACATATCACATAACAGGCGCAACATTTTAACCATTCAGCACTCCACAACTTTATCCAACAAATGCTGTAATGAACTTTGCTTGGGGGATTTTCCTACTCACAGCCACTCCCAATTAGGTGTGCCAAGAAGAAACTCATTTTTAGAATCTTTGCCATGCTATAGCTACAAAGAAGGCATTGACTCCATGCTCTCTAAAGATTCTTCTGTTTGCCAACCGCTCTTTCTTTTGGGTAAATATaagagttttatttttattaaacctctttttctcttttatggTAATTAAGTTAATCATGGTCAACCATGGTTATAAGTTATCACACATGACAACTTCTTATTGAGTGGCGGTATAACCACCTAAGGTatagtggtgagcaaatttgaatcccaaTTTTTTGGCGCGCAAGTATAAATTTAAGAAGTTGTGGAGAAAATTTATGTTATCTGAGACACCAGATTCATGTAGGGTTTATTTAGGATTACTTATGGGTAGGCCAAAAGCACTTTCTAGTTAGTTAATAAAGAAAACTAGTTATATTtaaaaaattggaaaaaatATAGAATGTGTCTTCGGTAGTTTTAGAAGCATTTGATGGTGGCTTTGAGAAGCACTTGTCTTTTCGTTTAAAGCGCTTTTGTTAAATTTAAACAACGCTTTTAGCCTTTTAGGCCTTTCAGAAAGACAGAAACAGTTTCAAACGAATTCTTAAAGTTAGGACCCAAGCCTTTAGGTCAGTTCCTTAATGGTAGGCCAAACTTAATAGACCAAAGTCCACTCTTTTCGACAGTAGACCACATTCCTCATCATTGATTCTCCACTTTGGGCCAGCCATAGTTGGGCCGAATCAATAAACTCTCATTGACCCATCGCCTTAAGCCTAACGACACGTCACCGTCTCTTCCCTTGTATTCCATTTCGTAGTCTGCGACCACCACCTGTACAATCCTCTTCACTCATCAAACTCTCAAATGGagtcacacactctctctcttctcaaAACCCAGAACCGTTTACTCACAGTCACAGCTCCGTGACCAAACGTCGTCACCTCCATGCCGATTGCCTCCATCTCAATTCTCCGCCACCGCTCCGTCACCGCCACCGTCACCGTCACTCTCCCCACCTTCAACGACCTCTGCCGCCGATTCTCAACCGTCCGATGCGTCCCTATCGCAGCAGCAAAGCACCCTAACGTCACCAGAAAATCGCAGCCGCCGGACAAGAAGCTCCTCCGAGCTAAACAGACCTTCAAGGACTACTCCTCCCTCGCCCCGGTCCTCTCTCCTCAGGACAAGCCTCCTCTCTCGGAATCCCAGACCGTCGGCACCGTCGCCGCCGCTCAGGCCAACTTCATGCGCGTCATCGTCGAACCTCCTGGAAGCCTCGAGAAGAGCTCGGACGAAACGGCGTCGTCGTCTTCTGGATTTCAGGTGGAGCTGCTGTGTGTGGTGAGGGCGTTGTTGAAGAAGATAAAGAGGAGAGTGTTGGTTGGGGACAAGGTGCTGGTGGGGTCCATTGACTGGGTGGACCGCCGGGGAATGATCGAGAATGTGTACCGGAGGAGCTCCGAGATTCTTGACCCGCCGGTGGCCAATGTGGACCATCTGCTAGTGCTTTTCTCTCTGGAGCAGCCCAAGCTTGACCCCTTCGCGCTCACTAGGTTTCTGGTTGAGGCCGAGTCCACTGGAATTCCACTCACTCTGGCTCTCAACAAGTCTGAGCTGGTCGAAGAAGAGGTTCGAATCCGATTCTTATTTGATTTTCTTTAGGTGATGTTCGGCTTGGCTTCTTAGCTTGAAATTACTGGTTCACTGTGTTTAATGGTTAAGTTTCTGAAGCATGATTCGAATTTTCATACATATGCTCCACACATTTGGTTAAGCTGTTTAATAGTTTCTTTGTGTATATTACTGAAATAGAATGGAACTTTAGTTGCGCCAATTTGGGAATCACTGAGCTGTTTCTTGATATTGTTAATGGCTTCTTGGAATTTGTTATGGTGAGGTAGTGCAAGTGCACCTATAAGTAGTGCTAGAGTGAAACTTAATGCAAGGTTTTGCGCTGATTATTGAATTGTATCATACTTTTACTGCATCTGTTCTCTTTTGATAATCGATTGATTCCTAAGCATGCGAGCCTTTGTTGAAGTATGCAGACAAAGGCTACATGGAAGTCTAGGCTACATAAGTGGGGCTACAAGCCACTATTTTGCAGCGTTGAATCTAAATCTGGACTCGACTCTCTTGCTTTTATTTTGAGAGATCAAACAAGTGTAATTGTGGGTCCAAGTGGAGTTGGAAAGTCTAGTCTGATCAATGCTTTGAGGAATAGCGACCATCATGCTTTTGATGCTGCAGAAGTGGATAATCGGCTTGATCCAGTgggtttttatctctttctgctttcctttttctttaatGTGTATCATTTGTTTGTGCAAGTTTGATGCTCATTCCGATTCTTATTTCCACGTGCTTATTTCAGATTTCAGGCAGCAAGTGGTTGGAGGATCAGCGTGTTGGAGAGGTTTCAGTAAGAAGTGGTAAAGGGAAGCATACCACTCGCCACGTTTCCTTGCTTCCATTGTCTGGAGGAGGGTATCTTGCTGATACTCCTGGGTTCAGCCAGCCTAGTTTAATGAAAGTAACAAAGCAATCTCTGGCACAAGCTTTCCCCGAGGTGTGTGTACTTTGCATCATACAATGTAGTTCATTCTTGTGTATAAGTTAATTTTGATCCCAGTCTTCGCACATGTTAAGTTTATCTGTTCTAATGATAGTGTCTTTATTTCTCTTCAGATACAGAAGATGCTCAATGACAGTGAAGCTGCAAAATGCGCATTCAGTGACTGCTTGCATTTGGGTGAAAAAGGTTGCGTTGTAGGGACTGACTGGGAAAGATACCCGTACTATTTCCAACTTCTTGATGAGATCAGAATCAGAGAGGAATTTCAGTTAAGGACATTTGGAACCAAAAAAGAGGGTGATGTAAGGTATGTTTGAATTATAAGAAGCTGGTTATTTGTTCAGTGTCCATGTCTACTGAGCTAAATAGTTCAATTTCTGCTGTTCAAGAATATTATATTTGAATGTGGAAATAGCACTACTATGGTTGTTATGGTAAACATAGTGATAGTATGATAGCAGCCCTCACTTTCAATCCTCTCTTTCAATAATTTGAAAAGCTTTGTCTAAATGTTATTGCATACCAGTATGCAGTTATTTTAATGATTATCTGGCAGCTTAGCGTTGGTAGCTTTTATTAACTTAATTTTGCTATTGGAGACACAGTTCTCTACCCTACATATAGTGTTTCctattcattttccacttctgATGATGACCCAAAACATAAGATGCAAAGGGTTGCATTCCTAATGCATTCCATTTTTCCCTGATCAAACATTAGTGACCCAAAATGTAATCCAGTATCTCTAGGATAAAGTTTTCATATCTCAGATATTCCATATTTCAACTCAAACCCAAAATATGTAGTTAAGTTTGTCCGGAGCCTGTAGATTTCCTATCTCACACATTCTGTTTTAGTTTTCTTGCTGAAACTCAAAAGTTCCACGTTTATTTGCAGGATCAAGGATGGACAAGCTGAACCAAGGTTGGAGCGTAAGAAGCATAGGAGAGTATCTCGCAAGAGTATGAACCAATCAGTACTAGATGAATTAGATGAGCttgatgacgacgacgacgacttACTAGATGAGGTGAACCGATAAGACAATGAGGAGTAAGGACTAGTAGGAAGTTGCTTCATATCAAAACATTGTAAATAGCAAGTTCGAACTGCATCTTGACACAAGAGGTTAGATGGATCTTAGCCGTACAGATAACAGAGTGAAAATAATCAATCTCTCGagtcatttttctttcttctgataTCTGATATGTAAGCAAAAGTTTCTAAGTTGGGAGTGAACTCAATCACCGAGATCTTTAGAGTTTAGACTTGATCATCCTTAAACCTTGATTTAGTTGATTGTGTTGCATGTGTACTGCACACAAAACGGAATTTTCTCAATTACTGTATGTGACTGAAACATTCTACCAGAAAATGGCCATCTCCAAAACAGGTACCACCAATATAACCAAGAGCCGAAAATGTAACCAGTCGGTAATGATAATCACAGGTACTGGTGATTCGTGCATATATGAGGGGTTTCATGGTTTAATGCAAAAACAATCTATTGAATGAACATATTCTTCCACTTTTTCGATTGGAAGGAGGCTTATAGCCCAAAAACAGAACGAAAGATCACATAAAATTGCTATGGAGTGAAAATCTTCTGGTCATTGCATAAAGGTTGAAATATAAAACCCGATTACATTGTAATCGATAATCCAAACGCAAACTTTAGAACAGGTATGACATACTGAAACCTATTCAATGCTAGTTCATGACTGAAATTGACCTACTTTGCTTTGGAGCCTTTCTTCTTGGAACTCACCGGCTGCTGCTGCTTCTGAGGCTTGGGGTGCTTTTCGGCTTCGATTGGGTCCAACCATTTCAGGGGGTGGCGATTGAACCAGGGCCAATTGGGGACAGTGACTAACGTGGTCAGAACCACACCACCTGCATACACCAGCATCATCATCTGGAACGACCCCATCAGGTAACCAGTCAGAAACCCAACCACAGCAAATACCAGCAGCAGTATCTGCATCAGCTGCTCCGCTAGCTTTTGCCCTTGCCAATCCATCTGAAATTTTTTTGCCCAGAAACACACAGGTCAATGTTGCAAAAGTGGTCGGACCCCCCCAAAACCTAGATCGTAAAGCGTGATCCGGTGAGAAAGAAAAATTGGAGTCCATGAAATTCGAAAATATTTGGGGAACTTGAATTGGGTTGCTCTAATTGAATGGAATTCAAAGAGAGAGGGAGTTACCTGGGAAAGCACGGGAGCGACGAACTGAGATTGTCTGGATTTCTGAAGATGGAGAAAAGAGTGTGTGTCGTGAGGAGGactgaaaaattgaaaattaaacgCGAGGAATGAAATAGTGACCGTCGATTTTACATCCAACGGCAAATAGAGCGTCTGCGTACGTGGACATCTGTGGTGGTTTTGGGTGACGAGGTAATATTTTCGCTGCAAATAGGATTGTGCCACGTACTTAAAGTATTTTTGGTAAATAATTAAGAGTTAAAAAtcagaaaaaattattttgttgggGCTTCGAAATGCCCTTTTAACGTTCTTTCGAAAGTATTGACCCCTCCGTAGATCAATAGATCGATGAGTGAGTATTCATTGGCCCTCCACGGGTGAAAATTCATTAATCCACTGTTAGTCTGTAGCATGCTTCTGTTCTGACTTCTGACCATCTATCGTAAATTGACCGAGTACCTCAGTAGAACAAGTGATTTTTTACACCGGTAAGCCAAATATTGAGCACCTGAATATAAACATTGTGAAACACTCCACTACATCTCAGCTCTCGAGCATCTGTTGGTAATAAATCAATGAAGGCATTTATGCACATTGAGTTTGGAATCAAGGCTCCCACGTAATAGTCATTTTTATCACCATCATCTGTTCATCTTAGGGTATTGTAAGGTTATAACGACATTCTAAAGAGAGGGTATTGGAAGCCATCAAGACATGCTACTTGAGAGTAGCAAAATGATCAACCTTGAGCCAATTCAAAAGAAAGGTAATATATCCTCCTCCATCTAGCCTATATCGAGTAGTGTCTTCACAAACAGCCATGAAAACACAACTAGAACGACTAGGGTATAATGTTTCCTAGATGAGCAATAGTCCCAGAGGCCAAACAAGCTAGGACGCTAACAAAAGTCCGGTTTTAGGCTCTAAGCAACAAAGTTGATCGTGACAACGCAACCATTTAACAAGAATATTTGCCAAAATATGCCCATCTGCCCATTCTATCATAGTATCACATAGGTTTCTAGCATTGGATTTCAAGGTAATCCTCAAGCAAACCATCACAGATCCAAACTAAAGATAATCTGGAATTAACAGTACACAAGGTGGTCCAAAAACTGTCTGCATAACATCTCAAACTATATAATAAGCAACAAAAATTTCTCATAGTACGAAAAAACAAGATAATCAGGAACTCTTCAATTGGCAGGTCTAATTGCCACTCAAGCAGAACCACCACTGCGAACAGCTTGAGACTTCCTGGATTTGCTAGTTGCCAATTGGGAGTCTGGCTGCAATGACACAAACATAGGAAAAGAAAATGGTTAGGAAAGAGCAAAATAAGTTGATTAAATCCATCACTGTCAAAAATTTCATCATAAAACTAAATAGGAATTACATAAGTACCTCTTTCTTCACTGGTTCTTCCTTTTCAGACAAGGTGAGCTCAATGTGGCATGGAGATGACATGTATGCTGcagaagattaaaaaaaaaaaaaaaactgaattcAGGAACATATGTTCAAAATAAACTCAAGGGCATAAATCAAAATAGGCTAAAAGTCAGGAACATACGGTTGATTCTTCCATGAGCACGGTATGTTCGGCGTCTTTGCTTCTGTGCTTGGTTGACTTGGATGTGAGATACAACAAGAGAGTCAACATCCAAACCCTTCACCTGAAAGAGGTAACCAATATAGTTAGTTTTTGTAGCGGCTGAGGCCAACAGTGGAAAGTGAACACCCGAAAACTTACTTCAGCATTGCTCTCAGCATTCTTAAGCAAATCCAAAATGAACTTGGCAGATTTCACAGGCCAGCGTCCCTGGCCATTGGAATGCCTGTTCTTGGCCTGAGCTGTACGCCCAACACCACGGCAGAAACGTCTGAATGGAATGGCTTGCTTGTGAACCAAAACATCCTCCAGATATTGCTTTGCCTTAATCAAGGACATCTTCCTGATTGAGAAGGCAGTCTCCCTTGTGTTCTGTCAGAGACAATAGGCAGACGCAAAGCAAAGTAAATCTTCAATTCACTACACTAGAAATAGCACACCTCAACTAGCAAAAGAAAACATACAACTCTACAGTAACTACTACAAAGCCTCAACAACCATCCTATCATTATAAGACCTTGTAACATCACTACAAAGCCTCACCAATTATTTAGAGCCTCACCCAACTAACAGAGAAATAATAATGTTCATACCGAAATTGACAAAACGCAACCAAACACAGCCTTTTCCCATCAAGTTTGGAAACACATATATACTTGTGTCATCTAGAATCGATAATCCATTTAGAATTTTATCATCAATTTAAAACAAACATATATAGTAACACAGAAGCAAGCATTCCTTTCAAATGTTGCATGGTTTACTGAACCTTCAGCCACAGAGAGCCACAAAGACACAAAACAGAGGTTCACCCAATAACTTTGCAACTAATTTCCCTGACGTTTACGAGAGACCCATTCACACAGGCAATAGGACCCTGCTTTTATCATCAGGTTTCACAAACCAAACCTAATCCAATTCCCTCACGCATCTAAACATCAATACACACCTCAGCTAAGCACAAACAAAACTGATTCAACCACAACATATAAACACAAACACATACCTTGAAATGAACTCTGAGGTCAGAGCCCCTTGCTTTGCAAGCTGTAAAAATGAGCAGAGATCAAACCCACTATTAGATCCAAAAACAGTTTCAGCTAAAATCCAAGAGATTCATATAAGAAAACCAAAGAGATCTTACACTTGGTGGGATTATCGGGCTCTTTGGAGTACTTCACCTGAAATAAGAGACCATGATTAGTACAAGTGAAGACGCAGAGTTTAAGCaaacgaaattagggtttggaaGATGTGagagaagggagaagaagaagaggtaccATGGCGGCTGGTGCTGCTTCTGCTTCAGTGAAGGGTTGTGCGATAGGGTTTGTTTCGCAGAAGAGGCGAGTTCATATAAGGCTTCGGCTTTTATaagcaacaacaaaaactaaacCCTAGGGAATGAATGGACCCACTCTTCGGAATGGGCTGGGATTTTAGTGACCCGATTACTTTGGGCTCCATTATTTTTGCAGTGCAtgtcgattttttttttttttttgtaagaggCTCTAAATTACTAATGCATAAAGACGCTTCGTTATCACAGTGATAACTTTAAAATGTAGATTTCATGATGATCTTCAAATTGACGTATAATGAGTGGTTCAAATTTTAATTGAAATAACATATAGATCATCCAACTATTTATTTAAAAATTCTCATTATAGACTTCACTTTGATTTACCTTATACACACAATGAGTGATGATTTTATTACAAGCACTAGGGTGTTGCCCAACAATATTCGGATTTTTCAACTAAGGTTCCTTTAACACTTAAGTCACCCTCCTGACTGTTTAAGCAACAATGCTGATACGACTAGCAACACCCAATATCAAATGATAACAAGAAGACATCTTAAGTTCTTAACTAGAAGAAAACACTAGCATATCCTCCTCATGTAAGAGGAATTGACAGTCTCAATTTAAGAgtgttattttgtttttaacCCCACCTCTCCACACTCTTGATGGAGCTCGAACACATGACCTCTCAATTGTCTTACCACTCCATCAAACACACGCACCCTATTTGAGAGTGCTTCAAACCAAAGTCAACAAGTGAAACCTTTGTAGGAGAAAAAAGTACCCAAAATCTTCATCCATAACAGTACGAAACAATGAGCATATGGGTTCTACTAGTGACATTTTCTTCTACTTTAAATTAATCCCGGTTTATTTAAATCAAAAATATCAATTCACACATCAGTCAGAAGTACGTAAGGACTAGATTAGTTACTACATGTTATAAATGAGAAATTCTTAGATAGGGAAAACGTGTCACGTGGCTGGTACGCTCAGTCAATCATGTTTATGTGTTTCTTAATTATATTATGAAACTATCCCTGttttattaaaatgaaatacccaaaacatcACTCACTATCTCCTACATGTGCCATGATGTAGTACCAACCACGTGGCACGTATGCCCTACTTAAGATTctctagtgtttttttttttcttaagagAAAGATTATTATTTCTACCTACACCCAGCAGGCTTTCCAATTATGCCATTCTCttaattaaacccagcaaaataCTCACAGCAGTTCCATACTTCAATTGCATCGCTCACAGAAGTAATCTCTCCTGTAAGCCCTTTCTCTGCAGTTTTTCTTCCCTGTAGAGGAACTCCAATGAAAATGCTGCAATTAATACATGTGACTGATTTTTCCCTGCTACAAGAACTCCATTCTTTTTATCTCCCAAGGGATTATTGTTCTTCCTCTCTCTGCAATTATTATTAGTATGATGAGTATGGAATCTCTAAATTTTGTGATGCCAATGAAGCGTGCAGTGTAAACAAGAAAACAGAGGAGAAGTTAACTCACCTGGTTCATTCTGATCACTCCCTATCTTATAATTGTACTGCTTTGAGGACAAGGTAGTCGTCTTAATATTTGTATCTCTACTGCTAAGTGCCGCATGATCAGATGATAAGGGTGAAGCTTGCTCTAGCATTGCAGGATTAGGCACTTCATATTCTTCTTTATCTTTGCTCGGTTGAGTTTCTTGGGGATTTTGCCCAATATTTCGATATTTGTATGAAGAAGTACAATGAATTCAACCAATTCATTCATGACCTGATTTGCCCATAAAGTTAAAGCAACATGCATTAGTAATAATCATGTGCGGCTTTTCACTCACCTCACATTCCACCTTATCAccattttcaatcaaattgaggaTTTCTAGTTTCACCAAAGGCTATTCAGATCCACTCTTCTTCAATTCCTCCTGCTTAGGCTCATCTTCATTCACGGACTCAACACCACAACCCGACCATTCTTCATTTTGTCTTCGCTAACTTTCTCTGTCAACTTAGACTCAGCTACTTAATTGGCTCTTAGACCTCAATGTCGACCGGGTGTACCTCATCAACGGCTTTTCAATCACAATCACTTCTCCTTCCACCTTTTCACCATTTTCATTCAAATCGGGCTTTCTTCTTCAAGATTTTGTGGGGAAGGGATGAAGATTGCTGGGTACAAATATAGGGGTAAAAGTGGAAATTACATGACTATTATTGTCATTTTGTACCAGGATAGAAATattttttcatgcaaaattgatttgctgggtctacatagaaatttgctgggtacatttagaaagactcaaagaaaaaaacaaatactCAAAAAAGCATTAGGGTTTCCTCCGTTGCAGCTCTTTTTCGATATGACGACGAACCAAAATAGGAGGAGGATGCCAACTACAACGACAAACTGGTGCGATCTCCCATTAGAACTGTTAGAGCTGATCTCGAAGAAGCTTGCTTTCATCGACATAGTTCGATTCAAATCCGTCTGTTCTTGTTGGAAAAGCGCTGCAGAATCTTATACCTCTTCACCAAATTATACACCTGCGCCTGAAGCTCCGTGGCTCATGGTCTCTCTCCCTGCTGATCATCAACGAGTACAGACTGGTGATAAGGATGCTCACTACTTCTGGTTCTTTAGCCTCACAGAGAAAAAGTTTCGTAAGATCAAGACCTCTTTTGAAGGCTTTGATTATCCTCACGTAACATATGCGGGTTCCTCACACGGATGGCTTGCGATTTGCGACTTCAACAAGGCAATGGTTTATCTTCTCAATCCGTTTTCGGGATCTAGAATCGATCTCCCATCGATTTCGACTCTTCCTAACATTGTTGAAGGATGCAATCCCAGAGTTTGCCGAGTTGTGGCCTCCTCCGACCCGTCTCGCAACAAGAAATTTTTTGTTGTGGTGAAGTACGTTAGTAGAATATTGTCTCCTCACAGTAAACTAGCTTTTTGTAAGAATGGAGATGAAAAATGGACCTATTTAGGCGGTGGTCGGTTATGTTTTACATTCCACAA
Coding sequences within:
- the LOC133709842 gene encoding small ribosomal subunit biogenesis GTPase RsgA 1, mitochondrial, whose protein sequence is MPIASISILRHRSVTATVTVTLPTFNDLCRRFSTVRCVPIAAAKHPNVTRKSQPPDKKLLRAKQTFKDYSSLAPVLSPQDKPPLSESQTVGTVAAAQANFMRVIVEPPGSLEKSSDETASSSSGFQVELLCVVRALLKKIKRRVLVGDKVLVGSIDWVDRRGMIENVYRRSSEILDPPVANVDHLLVLFSLEQPKLDPFALTRFLVEAESTGIPLTLALNKSELVEEETKATWKSRLHKWGYKPLFCSVESKSGLDSLAFILRDQTSVIVGPSGVGKSSLINALRNSDHHAFDAAEVDNRLDPISGSKWLEDQRVGEVSVRSGKGKHTTRHVSLLPLSGGGYLADTPGFSQPSLMKVTKQSLAQAFPEIQKMLNDSEAAKCAFSDCLHLGEKGCVVGTDWERYPYYFQLLDEIRIREEFQLRTFGTKKEGDVRIKDGQAEPRLERKKHRRVSRKSMNQSVLDELDELDDDDDDLLDEVNR
- the LOC133709843 gene encoding signal peptidase complex subunit 1; this translates as MDWQGQKLAEQLMQILLLVFAVVGFLTGYLMGSFQMMMLVYAGGVVLTTLVTVPNWPWFNRHPLKWLDPIEAEKHPKPQKQQQPVSSKKKGSKAK
- the LOC133709503 gene encoding large ribosomal subunit protein uL22y gives rise to the protein MVKYSKEPDNPTKSCKARGSDLRVHFKNTRETAFSIRKMSLIKAKQYLEDVLVHKQAIPFRRFCRGVGRTAQAKNRHSNGQGRWPVKSAKFILDLLKNAESNAEVKGLDVDSLVVSHIQVNQAQKQRRRTYRAHGRINPYMSSPCHIELTLSEKEEPVKKEPDSQLATSKSRKSQAVRSGGSA
- the LOC133711184 gene encoding putative F-box protein At4g22660, which encodes MTTNQNRRRMPTTTTNWCDLPLELLELISKKLAFIDIVRFKSVCSCWKSAAESYTSSPNYTPAPEAPWLMVSLPADHQRVQTGDKDAHYFWFFSLTEKKFRKIKTSFEGFDYPHVTYAGSSHGWLAICDFNKAMVYLLNPFSGSRIDLPSISTLPNIVEGCNPRVCRVVASSDPSRNKKFFVVVKYVSRILSPHSKLAFCKNGDEKWTYLGGGRLCFTFHKGHLYVLRKETLEVWDLGGTYPMKTVDFRHGLGRVVTGVNFLESTVVNMVDSLGELYLFGKNIRCGKTISKEDFHIYKLNFTSKEWEKVECLNDQAIFCNHSDGVMLLSTRNLPEFEENSIYFTEWRKDEVSGLLFSLESQVTKEYSNFRWMGVAQPYVWIVPNPW